In Poecilia reticulata strain Guanapo linkage group LG1, Guppy_female_1.0+MT, whole genome shotgun sequence, one genomic interval encodes:
- the mcrip2 gene encoding MAPK regulated corepressor interacting protein 2 isoform X2 yields the protein MMYTITRGPSKLVTQRRTGPTQQVESKFSDLKLKPTSWLTSNSPPPKIVFNRLNGKRHNGTATQKSQSPAAEGFTPAHEENVRFVYEGKMRLWWLFVATNFRASLSLDLKEEEEEIRTSPLNQLSCSNVTGIWISDTTA from the exons ATGATGTACACAATCACCAGGGGTCCCAGCAAACTCGTTACACAAAGGAGGACAG GTCCCACCCAGCAGGTCGAGAGCAAGTTCAGCGACTTGAAGCTAAAGCCCACCTCTTGGCTCACCTCAAA CTCTCCGCCTCCGAAGATCGTCTTCAACCGGCTCAACGGGAAGCGCCACAACGGGACGGCCACGCAGAAGAGCCAGAGCCCGGCCGCAGAGGGATTCACGCCGGCGCACGAGGAGAACGTCCGATTCGTCTACGAAG GAAAGATGCGACTCTGGTGGTTGTTTGTTGCCACAAACTTCAGGGCTTCGTTGTCGCTGGatctaaaagaagaagaagaagaaataagaaCCAGTCCCTTAAACCAGCTTTCGTGCAGTAACGTCACTGGGATTTGGATTTCAGATACGACAGCCTGA
- the mcrip2 gene encoding MAPK regulated corepressor interacting protein 2 isoform X1, producing the protein MMYTITRGPSKLVTQRRTGPTQQVESKFSDLKLKPTSWLTSNSPPPKIVFNRLNGKRHNGTATQKSQSPAAEGFTPAHEENVRFVYEVWQEVEQKLEDRGDSADTKGPVQYAEKTPGTVMKNFVPIDLEEWWAQRFLANIANLS; encoded by the exons ATGATGTACACAATCACCAGGGGTCCCAGCAAACTCGTTACACAAAGGAGGACAG GTCCCACCCAGCAGGTCGAGAGCAAGTTCAGCGACTTGAAGCTAAAGCCCACCTCTTGGCTCACCTCAAA CTCTCCGCCTCCGAAGATCGTCTTCAACCGGCTCAACGGGAAGCGCCACAACGGGACGGCCACGCAGAAGAGCCAGAGCCCGGCCGCAGAGGGATTCACGCCGGCGCACGAGGAGAACGTCCGATTCGTCTACGAAG TATGGCAGGAAGTGGAGCAGAAGCTGGAAGACCGAGGGGATTCAGCTGACACCAAGGGGCCGGTTCAGTACGCAGAGAAGACCCCCGGCACTGTGATGAAGA ACTTTGTGCCTATAGACCTGGAGGAGTGGTGGGCTCAGCGCTTCCTCGCCAACATCGCCAACCTGTCGTAA